CCTTGATCCGGAGTCCGATCGTGCTGAAACTGGGCGATCTTTGTCTGGACATTCCGCTGTTTCAGGCCCCGATGGCCGGCTACACCGACCGGGCGATGCGCCATCTGGCCCGTCGCTACGGACCGGTGCTGACGTTTCCGGGCGTGGTGCTGGCCAAGGTGGCGTGCCACCGCCGGATCGTGGCAAAGCTCAAGCTGGCCGCCCGGGAGGATGAGCATCCGATCGGCATTCAGATCATGGGTTCGCTGGTCGAGGAGATGGTCGAAGCGGCGCGGAACCTCCGCGGATGCGGGTACGATCTGGTCGATCTGAACTTCGCCTGCCCAGCCCCCAAGGTTCTCCGCCGCGAGCGGGGCGGATCGATCCTGCGCCAGCCGGAACTGGCCCTGGACATCTTTCGTCGGGTGCGCGAGGCGGTGGACTGCCCGGTGATGGTGAAACTGCGGGCTGGGTACGACGATTCGGAGGCGGCCAGGGACAGTTTCTGGCGCCTCTGCGAGGCCCTGGCGACAGAGGCGGTTGATGCGCTGGTTGTTCACGGCCGGACGGTGTTTCAGCGTTACCGCGGCAAAGCGGACTGGCAGATCCTGGCTGAGTTGAAGCGGCGGTTCCCCAAGACGACGATTCTTGGCAGCGGTGATATCTTCTCAGCCGAGGTTATTCGTCAGCGGCTGGCTGAGACGGGCGTGGACGGGGTGACGGTGGCCCGCGGGGCGGTGGGCAACCCGTGGATCTTCCGCGACGCCCGGGCCGTTTTGACCGGTGGGGCCGAACCGCCTCCGCCGGACCTGCAAGAGCAGGGGGCGACGATCATGGAGCACTTCGAGATGGTCGCCGGCCTGTCCAGCGAGTCGCGGGCCATTCACTACTTCCGCAAGTTCTACAATGGCTACACCAAGTACCACCCGGAGCGGCGGCAGGTTCAGCGGGCATTGTGTAGTTCCACTGATAAAA
The window above is part of the Phycisphaerae bacterium genome. Proteins encoded here:
- a CDS encoding tRNA-dihydrouridine synthase family protein; translation: MLKLGDLCLDIPLFQAPMAGYTDRAMRHLARRYGPVLTFPGVVLAKVACHRRIVAKLKLAAREDEHPIGIQIMGSLVEEMVEAARNLRGCGYDLVDLNFACPAPKVLRRERGGSILRQPELALDIFRRVREAVDCPVMVKLRAGYDDSEAARDSFWRLCEALATEAVDALVVHGRTVFQRYRGKADWQILAELKRRFPKTTILGSGDIFSAEVIRQRLAETGVDGVTVARGAVGNPWIFRDARAVLTGGAEPPPPDLQEQGATIMEHFEMVAGLSSESRAIHYFRKFYNGYTKYHPERRQVQRALCSSTDKNELFSIVRSWYSAA